The following proteins come from a genomic window of Trueperaceae bacterium:
- the hpaB gene encoding 4-hydroxyphenylacetate 3-monooxygenase, oxygenase component, translated as MPARTGRQYLEGLKRNPPHIYVDGEKVEDATTHPATRNAARSIAHLYDLQHLPELVEVMTYTSPTTGDRVGLSFLETLTRDDLVRRSRMHKVWADSSLGFIGRAPDYINVNLMAAARAADYFAQNDPRFGENIRDYYEHVRENDLCLTHALTNPQVNRSARADELADPFIALGMVRETDEGIVVRGARMMATLPIADEILIFPSTVLKEQEELKRYALAFAVPTSTPGLSFQCREPLDIGRSHQDHPLGSRFDEMDALVIFDDVLVPWDRVFLMNDVRLANRAYAETGAVYHMAHQVVNVKIAKTEAFLGVAQAIVDMIGSEQFQHVQQKVAELIIDLEVMKALRLAAEQQATADRYGTMTPAKEPLNAARNLFPQLYPRMVEIIQLLSASGLMMIPTQNDREGPMGENIAKYLQARNADADERLRLFRLAWDMTLSAFGSRQNLYEKFFFGDPVRTQCALYESYDKEPYVERVRRFLESSDEPAVTPAVPAD; from the coding sequence GTGCCGGCACGAACCGGAAGGCAGTACCTGGAGGGGTTGAAGCGAAACCCGCCCCACATCTATGTCGACGGCGAGAAGGTCGAGGACGCCACCACCCACCCGGCCACCCGCAACGCCGCCCGCTCGATCGCCCACCTCTACGACCTCCAGCACCTGCCGGAACTGGTCGAGGTCATGACCTACACCAGTCCCACCACCGGAGACAGGGTAGGGCTTAGCTTCCTCGAGACGCTCACCCGGGACGACCTGGTGAGACGCTCGCGGATGCACAAGGTTTGGGCCGACTCCTCGCTCGGATTCATCGGGCGCGCCCCCGACTACATCAACGTCAACCTGATGGCGGCGGCCCGAGCGGCCGACTACTTCGCCCAGAACGATCCGCGCTTCGGAGAGAACATCCGCGACTACTACGAGCATGTGAGGGAGAACGACCTCTGCCTCACCCACGCGCTCACCAACCCTCAGGTGAACAGATCGGCCCGAGCCGACGAACTGGCCGACCCGTTCATCGCCCTGGGCATGGTGCGCGAGACCGACGAGGGGATCGTAGTGCGGGGAGCCCGGATGATGGCAACTCTTCCGATCGCCGACGAGATCCTGATCTTCCCCTCGACCGTGCTCAAGGAGCAGGAGGAGCTGAAGCGCTACGCCCTCGCCTTCGCCGTCCCCACCAGCACCCCGGGCCTGTCGTTCCAGTGCCGCGAACCTCTGGACATCGGCCGCTCGCACCAGGACCATCCGCTGGGCTCTCGCTTCGACGAGATGGACGCGCTGGTGATCTTCGACGACGTGCTCGTCCCCTGGGACCGCGTGTTCCTGATGAACGACGTGCGGCTGGCCAACCGCGCCTACGCCGAGACCGGCGCCGTCTACCACATGGCCCACCAGGTGGTGAACGTCAAGATCGCCAAGACCGAGGCTTTCCTGGGAGTAGCCCAGGCGATCGTCGACATGATCGGCAGCGAGCAGTTCCAGCACGTCCAGCAGAAGGTCGCCGAGCTGATCATCGACCTGGAGGTGATGAAGGCGTTGCGGTTGGCGGCCGAGCAGCAGGCGACGGCAGACCGCTACGGCACGATGACCCCCGCCAAGGAGCCGCTCAACGCCGCCCGCAACCTCTTCCCCCAGCTCTACCCGCGGATGGTGGAGATCATCCAGCTGCTGTCGGCCAGCGGGCTGATGATGATCCCCACCCAGAACGACCGCGAGGGGCCGATGGGCGAGAACATCGCCAAATACCTGCAGGCACGCAACGCCGACGCCGACGAGCGGCTCAGGCTGTTCCGGCTCGCCTGGGACATGACCCTCTCGGCGTTCGGTTCGAGGCAGAACCTGTACGAGAAGTTCTTCTTCGGCGACCCGGTGAGGACCCAGTGCGCGCTCTACGAGAGCTACGACAAGGAACCGTACGTGGAACGCGTCAGGCGCTTCCTCGAGTCGAGTGACGAACCGGCCGTGACGCCGGCGGTGCCGGCGGACTGA
- the hpaD gene encoding 3,4-dihydroxyphenylacetate 2,3-dioxygenase, with product MPLVPARQPPFDIVRSSFLELGVSDLDRSRDFYVERLGFVESDGEGDALYLRGLEETSHHSLVLRRTREPLALRLGFRVASEADLEKAQGYFSELGCDVERLERPHRGPSLSVRDPLGVPLEFHAGIERVARKLQRYGEHRGAKPARIDHFNLFVADVQEAYEQYARLGFRTTEYTETEDADPALWAVWMHRKGNVHDLALTSGRGPRLHHVGIWVPSVLDVINTCDVLATTGHLDALERGPGRHGISNAFFLYLRDPDGHRVELYTCDYLTVDPDFEPIGWKLSDPQRQTLWGAPAPRSWFEEGSHFEGTEVKEPRLPAKPIVAV from the coding sequence ATGCCGCTAGTACCGGCTCGGCAACCTCCCTTCGACATCGTCCGCAGCAGCTTCCTGGAGCTGGGCGTGAGCGACCTCGACCGCAGCCGCGACTTCTACGTGGAGAGGCTCGGCTTCGTCGAGAGTGACGGCGAAGGGGACGCACTCTACCTGCGGGGTCTCGAGGAGACCAGCCACCACTCGCTGGTGTTGCGGCGAACACGAGAGCCGCTGGCGCTGCGACTGGGCTTCAGGGTGGCGTCGGAAGCCGACCTGGAGAAGGCCCAGGGGTACTTCAGCGAACTGGGTTGCGACGTCGAACGGCTCGAGCGGCCGCACCGGGGCCCGTCGCTATCGGTTCGCGACCCGCTCGGCGTGCCGCTCGAGTTCCACGCGGGCATCGAGCGGGTAGCCCGCAAGCTGCAGCGTTACGGCGAACATCGTGGCGCCAAGCCGGCCCGCATCGACCACTTCAACCTGTTCGTCGCCGACGTCCAGGAGGCGTACGAGCAGTACGCCCGGCTGGGCTTCCGCACGACCGAGTACACCGAGACGGAGGACGCCGACCCGGCCCTCTGGGCGGTCTGGATGCACCGCAAGGGGAACGTCCACGACCTGGCCCTCACCAGCGGCCGCGGACCCCGGCTCCATCACGTGGGGATCTGGGTCCCCTCGGTCCTCGACGTGATAAACACCTGCGACGTCCTGGCCACGACCGGCCACCTCGACGCGCTCGAGCGCGGGCCGGGGCGGCACGGCATCTCCAACGCCTTCTTCCTCTACCTTCGCGATCCCGACGGGCACCGTGTCGAGCTGTACACCTGCGACTACCTCACCGTCGATCCCGACTTCGAGCCGATCGGCTGGAAGCTTTCCGATCCACAGCGGCAGACGCTCTGGGGAGCGCCGGCTCCTCGTTCCTGGTTCGAAGAGGGCAGCCACTTCGAGGGAACGGAGGTGAAGGAACCGAGGCTTCCCGCCAAGCCGATAGTAGCCGTCTGA
- a CDS encoding ABC transporter substrate-binding protein, whose product MKLATSTPPRLFTFVVLGILLVLSLAQAQTIRIGAVASATGGASALGEPEANTFRMLQEQLNESGGIAGHPVEIVFLDDATDTQRAVTNVNRLINEDEVHVVICCTISANSLAIIDTLQRAEVPNISMAAAAAIIEPVEERHWIFKVPQTDRLMIGGIVEDMQERGVETVAFMGLDDAYGEGGLVELREAVDGTGIEVVTEERYGRNDTNVTAQTLRVTSRRPDAVLVWGVVRDTAMVVQALRDRNYQGQIYVSHGVGNPSFLELAGEAANGVRFPIGPMIVVDELTGDNPIKAEAQKYIEAYESRYGEGTASTFGGHAYDAIKALRLAFENLAEEDVDFADVEATRAALRDELEEMPEFVGVGGVFDWTPQDHLGLDERALVMVEVEDGEFTLAD is encoded by the coding sequence ATGAAGCTGGCAACGTCTACTCCGCCCCGCCTGTTCACGTTCGTCGTGCTCGGGATCCTCCTGGTCTTATCCCTCGCCCAGGCCCAGACCATCCGGATCGGAGCGGTCGCCTCGGCTACCGGTGGGGCCTCGGCCCTCGGGGAACCGGAGGCGAACACCTTCCGCATGCTCCAGGAGCAGCTCAACGAGTCCGGCGGAATCGCCGGCCACCCGGTCGAGATCGTCTTCCTCGACGACGCCACCGACACGCAACGGGCGGTTACGAACGTCAACCGGCTCATCAACGAGGACGAGGTGCACGTTGTCATCTGCTGCACCATCTCGGCGAACTCGCTGGCGATCATCGACACCCTACAGAGGGCCGAAGTACCGAACATCTCGATGGCCGCCGCGGCGGCGATCATCGAACCGGTCGAGGAGCGTCACTGGATCTTCAAGGTGCCGCAGACCGACAGGCTGATGATCGGCGGGATCGTCGAAGACATGCAGGAGCGGGGGGTCGAGACGGTGGCGTTCATGGGTCTCGACGACGCCTACGGCGAGGGCGGACTGGTCGAGTTGCGCGAAGCGGTCGACGGCACCGGCATCGAGGTGGTCACCGAGGAGCGCTACGGCCGCAACGACACCAACGTGACCGCGCAGACGTTGCGCGTTACCTCTCGGCGTCCAGATGCCGTCCTGGTGTGGGGCGTGGTCCGCGACACCGCGATGGTGGTCCAGGCGCTGCGCGACCGCAACTACCAGGGGCAGATCTACGTGTCGCACGGGGTAGGCAACCCCAGTTTCCTGGAGCTGGCCGGGGAGGCCGCCAACGGCGTGCGTTTCCCGATCGGACCGATGATCGTGGTGGACGAGCTCACGGGCGACAACCCGATCAAGGCCGAGGCGCAGAAGTACATCGAAGCGTACGAATCGCGCTACGGAGAGGGCACCGCCAGCACCTTCGGCGGCCACGCCTACGATGCGATCAAGGCCCTCCGGCTGGCGTTCGAGAACCTCGCCGAGGAGGACGTCGACTTCGCGGATGTCGAGGCGACCCGCGCCGCGCTTCGCGACGAACTCGAGGAGATGCCCGAGTTCGTGGGCGTGGGCGGCGTCTTCGACTGGACCCCCCAGGACCACCTCGGCCTCGATGAACGGGCGCTGGTGATGGTGGAAGTGGAGGACGGCGAGTTCACCCTGGCGGACTAG
- a CDS encoding branched-chain amino acid ABC transporter permease: MFDPVIFLTLLFDGLTNGAIYAFLALGIVVLYSVTSVINVAQGEFVMLAGLSVVSFRAAQVPGTLFIVVVGLLAWGALESAAALRRRHWRRGLLALPLAVAAAGIVYLLVSLAARSSLGYLPQLLLAVALTTLLGPICYRLIVQPLPRASVLVFLIITIGLHLALRGLGLYFWGPQPYRSPPLVEGGAAVGPVFLTYQAIWLLIVSALLMTLLYLFFDRTIYGKALRAAAVNRLGARLSGISAVQAGSLSFTLSVFLSAVAGVLITPITNMVYDFGFVLGLKGFVGAIIGGLTNPLLAVAGALFVGVAEQFSAFYISSAYQDALVFLLVIPVLLVRSLQHQDFEEHVD, translated from the coding sequence TTGTTCGATCCGGTCATCTTCCTCACGCTCCTCTTCGACGGCCTCACCAACGGCGCCATCTACGCCTTCCTGGCGCTGGGCATCGTGGTGCTCTACTCGGTCACCAGCGTCATCAACGTCGCACAGGGCGAGTTCGTGATGCTGGCGGGCCTGAGCGTGGTGAGCTTCCGGGCAGCCCAGGTGCCGGGAACGCTCTTCATAGTCGTGGTCGGGCTCCTCGCCTGGGGCGCGCTCGAATCGGCCGCCGCGCTTCGCCGCCGTCACTGGCGACGGGGGTTGCTGGCGTTGCCGCTGGCCGTCGCGGCGGCCGGGATCGTCTATCTGCTGGTCTCCCTGGCTGCCCGGTCGTCGCTGGGCTATCTCCCGCAGCTGCTGCTGGCGGTCGCGCTCACCACGCTGCTCGGGCCGATCTGCTACCGGCTCATCGTCCAGCCGCTGCCGCGCGCCTCGGTGCTGGTGTTCCTGATAATCACCATCGGCCTGCACCTGGCGCTGCGCGGCCTGGGCCTCTACTTCTGGGGACCGCAGCCGTACCGCAGCCCGCCACTAGTCGAGGGCGGGGCCGCGGTGGGGCCCGTCTTCCTCACCTACCAGGCGATCTGGCTGCTGATCGTGAGCGCGCTGCTGATGACGTTGCTCTATCTCTTCTTCGACCGCACCATCTACGGCAAGGCGCTACGGGCCGCCGCCGTCAACCGGCTGGGGGCCCGGCTCTCGGGCATAAGCGCGGTGCAGGCGGGCAGTCTCTCCTTCACGCTGTCGGTCTTCCTCTCGGCCGTGGCCGGCGTGCTGATCACCCCGATCACGAACATGGTCTACGACTTCGGCTTCGTACTGGGGCTCAAGGGGTTCGTGGGGGCGATCATCGGCGGCCTCACCAATCCTCTGCTGGCCGTTGCCGGCGCCCTCTTCGTCGGTGTCGCCGAGCAGTTCTCGGCCTTCTACATCTCCAGCGCCTATCAGGACGCCCTGGTCTTCCTGCTGGTGATCCCGGTGCTGCTGGTAAGGAGCCTGCAGCACCAGGACTTCGAGGAGCACGTCGATTGA
- a CDS encoding branched-chain amino acid ABC transporter ATP-binding protein/permease, translated as MTAQSERPALPRRRHLPWRALLTGVFLLAVLVAPLLVGSYEVRLLSLIGLDAMVVVGLVLLTGYAGLASLGQAAFVGTGAYAAAILASRFDLNPWLGILAGILVSVLIAWLIGLVTLRLRGHFLALATLAWGLVITSVLRNWIEVTGGNTGFGSATGNRFPPLPFFRGPLLDYDLYYYLIWAAALAVIWGCLNLMGSRVGRAIKSLRTGAVAAASFGVDVQRLKMTVFLLAAAFAALSGGLFAFRELFLAPGIADLEASIDYLIMAVLGGIGSIWGAVFGSALFILLEEALQDFLPRVLGRTGNFEAIAFGLILIVVLHRARRGLLPLLARLLPPAPPPRLDPDARPLPKRTPLCAPGPLLEIREISRTFGGLRAVDRLSFEVLPGEILGLIGPNGAGKTTAFNLVTGVLAPDEGSISFAGTDIAGKPPHRIARLGLSRTFQHLNLIGDMTLLENAALGAYTRTESGLLRGMLALDRGEDARTKAEAYRQLERVGLAEQAFDRADSLPLGKQRLLEVARALMADPVLLLLDEPAAGLRRHEKVELSALIRRLRDEGATILLVEHDMDVVMGLADRIVVMNEGRKLAEGTPEKVRRDERVLEAYLGVEAA; from the coding sequence TTGACAGCTCAGTCCGAACGCCCCGCTCTCCCCCGTCGTCGCCATCTTCCCTGGCGAGCGCTCCTCACCGGAGTCTTCCTTCTGGCCGTGCTGGTCGCACCGTTACTGGTAGGCAGCTACGAGGTTCGGCTGCTCTCGCTCATCGGTCTCGATGCGATGGTGGTCGTGGGCCTTGTGCTGCTCACCGGTTACGCCGGCCTCGCCTCGCTGGGACAGGCGGCCTTCGTTGGCACCGGGGCCTACGCCGCTGCCATCCTCGCCAGCCGCTTCGACCTGAACCCGTGGCTGGGCATCCTCGCCGGCATCCTCGTCTCGGTCCTGATCGCCTGGCTCATCGGCCTGGTGACGCTGCGGCTGCGAGGCCACTTCCTGGCCCTGGCGACGCTCGCCTGGGGTCTTGTGATCACAAGCGTGCTGCGCAACTGGATCGAGGTGACGGGCGGCAACACCGGCTTCGGCAGCGCCACCGGCAACAGGTTCCCGCCCCTACCCTTCTTCCGAGGCCCGCTCCTCGATTACGACCTCTACTACTACCTGATCTGGGCGGCCGCCCTGGCGGTCATCTGGGGTTGCCTCAACCTGATGGGTTCGAGGGTCGGACGGGCGATCAAGAGCCTGCGTACCGGCGCGGTCGCTGCCGCCTCCTTCGGAGTGGACGTGCAACGGCTCAAGATGACCGTGTTCCTGCTCGCGGCCGCCTTCGCCGCCCTCTCCGGCGGACTCTTCGCATTCCGCGAGCTGTTCCTCGCCCCCGGCATCGCCGACCTCGAGGCCTCCATCGACTACCTGATCATGGCCGTGCTGGGAGGGATCGGTTCGATCTGGGGAGCGGTCTTCGGATCGGCGCTCTTCATCCTGCTCGAGGAGGCGCTGCAAGACTTCCTGCCGCGAGTCCTGGGCCGAACCGGCAACTTCGAGGCGATCGCATTCGGCTTGATCCTCATCGTCGTGCTCCACCGGGCGCGCCGCGGACTCTTGCCGCTGCTTGCCAGGCTGCTGCCTCCCGCGCCCCCGCCCAGGCTCGATCCCGATGCCCGTCCGCTCCCAAAGCGGACGCCGCTGTGCGCCCCTGGTCCTCTGCTGGAGATCCGGGAGATCTCCCGTACCTTCGGGGGGCTGCGCGCGGTGGACCGGCTCTCGTTCGAGGTGCTGCCGGGCGAGATCCTCGGCCTCATCGGACCGAACGGCGCCGGCAAGACGACCGCCTTCAACCTCGTCACCGGGGTGCTGGCGCCGGACGAGGGGAGCATCAGCTTCGCCGGCACCGATATCGCCGGGAAGCCGCCGCACCGGATCGCGCGGCTGGGCCTCTCGCGCACTTTCCAGCATCTCAACCTGATCGGCGACATGACTCTGCTGGAGAACGCTGCCCTTGGGGCCTACACCCGTACCGAGTCGGGACTGCTGCGGGGGATGCTGGCGCTCGACCGCGGGGAGGACGCGCGAACGAAAGCCGAGGCGTACCGTCAGCTCGAGCGGGTAGGGCTGGCCGAGCAGGCGTTCGACCGGGCGGACTCGCTGCCGCTAGGCAAGCAGAGACTGCTGGAGGTGGCCAGGGCGCTCATGGCCGACCCGGTGCTGCTGCTCCTCGACGAGCCCGCCGCCGGCCTGCGCCGGCACGAAAAGGTGGAGCTGTCGGCGCTGATCAGGAGGCTGCGTGACGAGGGCGCCACCATCCTGCTCGTGGAGCACGACATGGATGTGGTCATGGGGCTGGCCGACCGGATCGTGGTGATGAACGAGGGCCGTAAGCTCGCCGAGGGCACGCCCGAGAAGGTGCGGCGCGACGAGCGGGTGCTCGAGGCGTACCTGGGGGTGGAGGCGGCGTGA
- a CDS encoding ABC transporter ATP-binding protein, producing MRLAANGAEREAAGARDGAELLRVEGLSVRYGGVHALEGVHLEVREGELVTVIGANGAGKSSLVNSLVGVVPKSAGRVFYRGEVITRLGPEELVSRGVTLVPERRELFAALNVRDNLMLGAFQRVRRGDRQVAEDLERVFEVFPRLRERSSQLAGTLSGGEQQMLALGRAMMGRPALLLLDEPSLGLAPLIVAEIFRVIARLRDEGRTVLLIEQNARAALRLADYAYLLETGEVVAKGPARQLADDPRVAEAYLGLGAQ from the coding sequence GTGAGGCTTGCAGCGAACGGGGCCGAGCGAGAGGCGGCCGGCGCGAGGGACGGGGCCGAGCTCCTCCGCGTCGAGGGGCTGAGCGTTCGTTACGGCGGTGTCCACGCCCTCGAGGGCGTCCACCTGGAGGTCCGTGAAGGGGAGCTGGTCACCGTCATCGGGGCGAACGGCGCCGGCAAGTCGAGTCTGGTCAACTCGCTCGTCGGGGTAGTGCCCAAGAGCGCCGGGCGCGTGTTCTACCGCGGCGAGGTGATCACCCGCCTGGGCCCGGAGGAGCTCGTGAGCCGCGGCGTGACGCTCGTTCCCGAGCGGCGCGAGCTGTTCGCCGCGCTCAACGTGCGCGACAACCTGATGCTTGGCGCCTTCCAGCGGGTGCGTCGCGGCGACAGGCAGGTGGCGGAGGACCTGGAGCGAGTCTTCGAGGTCTTCCCCCGGCTGCGTGAGCGGAGTTCGCAGCTCGCCGGCACCCTCTCGGGCGGCGAACAGCAGATGCTGGCTCTGGGCCGGGCGATGATGGGCCGGCCCGCGCTGCTCCTGCTCGACGAGCCGAGCCTGGGGCTGGCGCCCCTGATCGTGGCCGAGATCTTCCGGGTGATCGCCCGCCTGCGTGACGAGGGTCGCACCGTCCTGCTCATCGAGCAGAACGCCCGAGCGGCCTTGCGGCTGGCCGACTACGCCTACCTGCTCGAGACCGGCGAGGTGGTCGCCAAGGGGCCGGCGCGGCAGCTGGCTGACGACCCTCGGGTGGCCGAGGCGTACCTGGGGCTCGGGGCTCAGTAG
- a CDS encoding MFS transporter yields MSALDKLQNGVRQTYFGWWIVAGGIGLQILGAGLVMQAYGTYVAVWKEEFGWTATVFALAFALQRGFMALLSPVQGRLLQRFGPRLVIRAGLVVLAIGFVMLSRFETQAGFYLAFLVMALGVALSGFLSLTVTVVNWFERRRSSALALMQIGISVGGLLVPIVAWLLTDFGWRFTALLSAGLVLALGLPLSAVMRGSPEELGVPMEGVGAPAAREGADRGDRDSIISRDFRTREALRTRAFWLITAGHATAVTLVAAVTVHIVIHLNEGLGYSIQTAATIIALMTGVTMLGQLLGGFLGDRFSKRVVAALAMLGHAVALLSVAFASNLAMVLFFAVLHGLCWGVRGPIMQALRADYFGRASFATIMGISFSFVMIGQMLGPLLAGILADATGGYRLAFMLLALLVGSSSLFFVFAVPPRKPERPRD; encoded by the coding sequence TTGAGCGCACTCGACAAGTTGCAGAACGGAGTCCGGCAGACCTACTTCGGCTGGTGGATCGTGGCCGGCGGGATCGGCTTGCAGATCCTGGGCGCCGGCCTGGTGATGCAGGCGTACGGAACCTACGTCGCGGTCTGGAAAGAGGAGTTCGGCTGGACGGCGACCGTCTTCGCCCTCGCTTTCGCCTTGCAGCGGGGCTTCATGGCCTTGCTGAGCCCGGTACAGGGCCGCCTGTTGCAACGCTTCGGACCACGGCTGGTCATCCGCGCCGGCCTGGTGGTGCTCGCCATCGGTTTCGTCATGCTCAGTCGTTTCGAAACCCAGGCCGGCTTCTACCTGGCTTTCCTGGTGATGGCACTCGGGGTCGCCCTCAGCGGTTTCCTGTCGCTCACCGTGACGGTGGTCAACTGGTTCGAACGTCGCCGTTCCTCGGCACTGGCGCTGATGCAGATCGGCATAAGCGTGGGTGGACTGCTGGTGCCGATCGTCGCCTGGCTGCTCACCGACTTCGGCTGGCGCTTCACCGCGCTGCTCTCGGCCGGGCTGGTACTGGCGCTCGGGCTGCCGCTCAGCGCCGTCATGCGGGGCAGTCCCGAAGAACTCGGCGTGCCGATGGAGGGAGTCGGCGCGCCCGCCGCACGCGAGGGAGCGGATCGCGGGGACCGCGACTCGATCATCTCCCGGGACTTCCGCACCCGGGAAGCCCTGCGCACGCGCGCTTTCTGGCTGATCACCGCCGGCCACGCCACGGCCGTAACGCTGGTTGCGGCCGTGACCGTGCACATAGTCATCCACCTGAACGAGGGTCTCGGTTACTCGATACAGACAGCTGCCACCATCATCGCGCTCATGACCGGCGTGACGATGCTGGGTCAACTTCTGGGCGGATTCCTGGGGGACCGGTTCTCCAAGCGGGTCGTAGCCGCACTCGCGATGCTCGGGCACGCCGTCGCTCTCCTGTCGGTGGCGTTCGCGTCGAACCTGGCGATGGTGCTGTTCTTCGCGGTCCTGCATGGCCTGTGCTGGGGCGTACGGGGCCCGATCATGCAGGCTCTCCGCGCGGACTACTTCGGGCGGGCCTCGTTCGCCACGATCATGGGGATCAGCTTCTCGTTCGTGATGATCGGCCAGATGCTGGGCCCCTTGCTCGCGGGAATACTAGCCGACGCCACCGGCGGCTACCGTTTGGCCTTCATGCTGCTCGCGCTGCTGGTGGGCTCGAGCTCGCTCTTCTTCGTCTTCGCTGTGCCGCCCAGGAAGCCGGAGAGGCCGAGGGACTGA
- a CDS encoding SdrD B-like domain-containing protein — protein sequence MPYRSIANGDARESVVSSLPRRRAPGPRLLVAPLLALLLAACSGGEQAVNSPPPGSDPAPGPSAELTGEGPSGVVAGHALQGVLWNDSDGDGVFGLGDSVLSNAQIMVELEDGETVTVVTDGVGQYRVDGLAPGTSFKLRHRLPPTFTTLSTERGSGPSAASEQIVKHYVWQ from the coding sequence ATGCCATACAGGTCCATCGCCAACGGCGACGCAAGGGAAAGCGTCGTCAGCTCGCTTCCGAGAAGGCGAGCGCCTGGCCCCCGCCTGCTCGTTGCTCCGCTGCTGGCTCTGCTCCTGGCCGCCTGCAGCGGGGGTGAGCAGGCCGTCAACAGCCCCCCGCCCGGGAGCGACCCGGCGCCAGGGCCGTCAGCCGAACTCACGGGTGAGGGCCCCAGCGGCGTGGTCGCCGGTCATGCCCTCCAGGGCGTGCTCTGGAACGACAGCGACGGCGACGGCGTCTTCGGTCTGGGCGACTCGGTCCTCTCGAACGCCCAGATCATGGTCGAACTCGAAGATGGCGAGACGGTGACCGTGGTGACCGACGGCGTCGGGCAGTACCGAGTCGACGGGTTGGCGCCCGGAACGTCGTTCAAGCTGCGCCATCGCCTGCCGCCCACGTTCACCACCCTGTCGACCGAGCGCGGCAGCGGACCGTCGGCGGCCAGTGAACAGATCGTGAAGCACTACGTATGGCAGTAA